A section of the Nitrospiria bacterium genome encodes:
- the lysA gene encoding diaminopimelate decarboxylase, which translates to MHTFHYKGKELYCEALPIRSIAEKVGTPFYLYSTETLQKHFQVLDSAFQGVSHLIAFAVKANSNLAVLRLFGRQGGGADIVSSGELFRARKAGIPSSRIVFAGVGKTRQEIEDAIKAGVLMFNVESPQELVQIHEVAKAEGKKAPVALRVNPNINPKTHPYISTGLKKNKFGIAIDQAVEEYRLAKRLDHLDIVGVHCHIGSQLTEVQPFVDALKKVLKLVTQLKKEGIPIQYLDMGGGLGITYQGETPPKPKELAKAILPLLKGEPYTLILEPGRVLVGNAGILVTKVLYLKESPNKRFAIVDAAMNDLLRPTLYEAYHEILPVVKTRMKPITVDVVGPICETGDFLAKNRKINAYRPGDLLAVMSAGAYGFTMSSNYNARPRVAEVLVNGEQFHVIRQRETVEDLIRGEVIPDFLK; encoded by the coding sequence ATGCATACATTTCATTACAAAGGAAAAGAACTCTATTGTGAGGCTCTCCCCATCCGGTCCATTGCTGAAAAGGTCGGAACACCCTTTTACCTCTACAGTACAGAAACACTTCAGAAACATTTCCAGGTGTTAGACAGTGCCTTTCAGGGAGTTTCTCATCTAATTGCCTTCGCGGTAAAGGCCAATTCCAATTTGGCTGTCCTACGACTTTTCGGGCGGCAAGGGGGAGGGGCTGATATCGTTTCCTCAGGGGAACTGTTCAGGGCCAGGAAAGCAGGAATCCCCTCTTCTCGGATCGTCTTTGCGGGGGTCGGCAAAACACGTCAGGAAATCGAGGATGCGATAAAAGCGGGAGTTCTTATGTTCAATGTGGAATCCCCTCAGGAATTGGTTCAGATCCATGAGGTGGCAAAGGCAGAAGGCAAAAAGGCCCCGGTGGCCCTCCGGGTCAATCCCAACATTAATCCCAAAACCCACCCTTATATCTCCACAGGGTTAAAGAAAAACAAATTTGGTATTGCCATTGATCAGGCTGTGGAAGAGTATCGGTTGGCAAAGCGCCTGGACCATTTGGACATCGTGGGGGTGCATTGTCATATCGGGTCCCAATTGACCGAAGTTCAACCCTTTGTCGACGCCCTTAAAAAAGTTCTTAAACTGGTTACCCAACTTAAAAAAGAAGGAATTCCTATACAGTATTTGGATATGGGTGGGGGTTTAGGCATTACCTACCAAGGGGAAACCCCGCCTAAACCCAAGGAGTTGGCCAAGGCGATTCTTCCCTTGTTGAAAGGGGAACCCTACACCCTGATTCTTGAACCAGGAAGGGTTCTAGTCGGAAACGCCGGCATACTGGTTACCAAAGTCCTTTACTTAAAAGAAAGTCCAAACAAGCGATTCGCAATAGTGGATGCCGCCATGAACGACCTGCTCCGTCCGACCCTGTATGAGGCCTACCATGAAATTCTTCCGGTGGTCAAAACCCGAATGAAACCCATAACCGTTGATGTGGTCGGTCCCATCTGTGAAACTGGGGATTTCCTGGCAAAAAACCGGAAAATCAATGCTTACCGGCCAGGAGATTTACTGGCGGTCATGTCTGCCGGGGCCTATGGGTTTACGATGTCTTCCAACTACAATGCCAGACCCCGGGTGGCCGAGGTCCTGGTCAATGGGGAACAGTTTCATGTCATTCGGCAACGGGAAACCGTTGAGGATCTAATCAGGGGAGAGGTCATTCCCGACTTCTTAAAATAA
- the dapF gene encoding diaminopimelate epimerase, which yields MTPTEQKIPFTKMSGSGNDFIIIDNRKKIAPEKNIQEFVTKICQRRVSVGADGVIFIEPSEQAHFRWRYYNSDGGEVEMCGNGSRCIARFAHLHGIAPAKMSFETLAGIIQAEVKGREVKVQLTEPKDLSLHLMIPLQSGEREAYFLNTGVPHAVYFVKDPNTVDVEGLGRETRFHPLFQPSGTNANFVSLEDPHHMVIRTYERGVEGETLACGTGAVASALISGALGKTTSPVELTTRGREILKVYFQWNGKRFSNVFLEGNTHLIYSGEIGEEAWR from the coding sequence ATGACGCCAACGGAACAAAAGATTCCTTTCACTAAAATGAGTGGGAGCGGGAACGATTTTATCATCATCGATAACCGCAAAAAAATCGCCCCGGAAAAAAACATCCAAGAATTTGTCACAAAAATTTGCCAGCGTCGGGTTTCAGTAGGAGCAGACGGGGTCATTTTCATTGAGCCTTCCGAACAGGCACACTTTCGATGGCGGTATTACAATTCTGATGGAGGAGAGGTGGAAATGTGCGGTAACGGAAGCCGGTGTATTGCCCGATTTGCCCACCTGCATGGAATTGCCCCTGCGAAGATGTCCTTTGAAACATTGGCGGGAATCATTCAGGCAGAAGTCAAAGGTCGTGAGGTAAAGGTCCAACTCACGGAACCCAAAGATCTCTCTCTTCACCTCATGATTCCCCTTCAATCTGGGGAAAGGGAGGCCTATTTTTTAAACACGGGAGTCCCCCACGCGGTTTATTTTGTGAAGGATCCCAATACGGTGGATGTGGAGGGACTAGGTCGGGAAACACGCTTTCATCCGCTGTTTCAACCCTCGGGAACCAACGCCAATTTTGTGAGCCTGGAAGACCCTCACCATATGGTAATTCGAACCTATGAACGGGGGGTGGAGGGAGAAACCCTGGCCTGCGGAACCGGGGCGGTAGCCTCCGCCTTGATCTCCGGAGCACTGGGGAAGACCACATCCCCAGTGGAACTCACTACCCGGGGAAGAGAAATTTTAAAGGTGTATTTTCAATGGAATGGAAAACGGTTTTCCAACGTTTTTCTTGAAGGAAACACACACCTGATTTATTCAGGAGAAATCGGGGAAGAGGCCTGGAGATGA
- the dapA gene encoding 4-hydroxy-tetrahydrodipicolinate synthase has product MTKNKATLQGSMVAIITPFKNNRLDEEAFSQLIENQIRNGTDAIVPCGTTGESATLSHEEHKRVVELCVEVVANRASVIAGSGSNSTEEAILLTQHAQKAKASAALLISPYYNKPTQEGLYRHFKEIADRVDIPLVIYNIPGRTSINVLPKTLARLCTHPNIVAVKESSGSLQQISEIIHFCGDHLDILSGDDILTLPIMAIGGKGVISVVANLVPGEVSALVHAMADGKVEKARAIHQKLFPLTEALFLETNPIPVKTALSFMDRCTDEMRLPLCPMSSENQNRLKSVMKNYGLL; this is encoded by the coding sequence ATGACAAAGAACAAGGCAACCCTTCAAGGGTCAATGGTCGCCATCATTACGCCATTTAAAAATAACCGTTTGGATGAGGAAGCTTTTAGTCAACTGATAGAAAACCAGATCCGAAACGGAACCGACGCCATTGTTCCCTGTGGCACGACGGGAGAATCGGCAACACTTAGCCATGAGGAACACAAACGGGTAGTGGAGTTATGCGTCGAAGTGGTCGCCAACCGTGCATCCGTTATCGCAGGGTCTGGATCCAACTCCACGGAAGAAGCCATCCTGCTGACCCAGCATGCACAAAAAGCCAAAGCCTCTGCCGCCCTTTTGATTTCACCCTACTATAACAAGCCCACTCAAGAAGGGCTCTACCGCCATTTCAAAGAGATTGCGGACCGCGTGGACATCCCCCTTGTCATTTATAACATTCCTGGAAGGACCAGCATCAATGTTCTTCCCAAAACCCTGGCACGGTTGTGTACCCATCCCAATATTGTTGCAGTCAAAGAATCCAGCGGTTCACTCCAGCAGATTTCAGAGATCATTCATTTCTGTGGAGACCATTTAGATATTCTTTCAGGTGATGACATTCTGACGCTCCCCATTATGGCCATTGGAGGAAAAGGGGTCATTTCCGTTGTTGCCAATCTGGTACCAGGGGAAGTCTCGGCCCTGGTTCATGCCATGGCCGATGGAAAGGTGGAGAAAGCCCGGGCCATTCATCAAAAACTTTTTCCTCTGACCGAAGCCCTATTTCTGGAAACCAATCCGATTCCGGTTAAAACAGCTCTTTCTTTCATGGACCGCTGCACGGATGAAATGCGTCTTCCCCTCTGCCCCATGTCTTCGGAAAACCAAAACCGTTTAAAAAGCGTAATGAAAAATTATGGCCTTCTCTAA
- the dapB gene encoding 4-hydroxy-tetrahydrodipicolinate reductase → MAKVTIYGAAGKMGQRLMRLACETKGIQLVGAVEHSGHPLLGQDVGQLIGAKQTGITLTANLTEALNKAEVLIDFSTTEATLNSLQTASFLKKPMVIGTTGFTEKEVNRIKNFSKTIPCVMAPNMSVGVNVLFKLLEEVVPILGEDYDIEIIEAHHRHKKDAPSGTAMKMAQIVAKALRRDLNEVARYSRHGLIGERKEKEIGIQTIRAGEIVGEHTVLFAGPGETLEIKHQAFNRDNFARGALEAARWIVGKPPGHFDMLDVLGFRDQ, encoded by the coding sequence TTGGCCAAGGTGACGATCTACGGTGCTGCAGGAAAAATGGGCCAGCGGCTCATGAGACTGGCTTGTGAGACCAAAGGAATTCAGCTTGTAGGGGCCGTGGAGCATTCAGGCCATCCCCTTTTGGGACAAGATGTCGGCCAGCTGATCGGAGCAAAACAAACGGGCATCACACTAACCGCCAATTTGACCGAGGCATTAAATAAAGCCGAGGTCTTAATTGATTTCTCGACAACTGAAGCCACATTGAATTCCCTTCAAACGGCTTCTTTTTTGAAAAAACCCATGGTCATCGGAACAACTGGATTTACAGAAAAAGAGGTCAACCGCATCAAAAATTTTTCCAAAACCATTCCCTGTGTCATGGCCCCCAACATGAGCGTTGGCGTCAATGTTTTGTTTAAATTATTGGAAGAGGTGGTCCCCATTCTAGGAGAGGACTACGACATTGAAATAATCGAGGCCCATCACCGCCACAAAAAAGATGCCCCCAGTGGGACCGCAATGAAAATGGCCCAAATCGTCGCCAAGGCACTCCGCCGGGATTTAAATGAAGTGGCCCGGTACAGCCGACATGGTTTGATCGGTGAACGCAAAGAGAAAGAAATCGGCATTCAAACCATCCGCGCAGGGGAAATTGTGGGAGAACATACCGTTTTGTTTGCAGGCCCGGGTGAAACCCTTGAAATCAAACACCAGGCCTTCAATCGAGACAATTTTGCTCGCGGCGCTCTGGAAGCGGCCAGATGGATTGTGGGAAAACCTCCTGGTCATTTTGACATGCTGGATGTCTTAGGCTTTAGGGATCAATGA
- a CDS encoding fumarylacetoacetate hydrolase family protein gives MKIVRFESQQKIYTGELKEGKIHTLTGEWSSLKPEGKIFDLQKVRLLVPCRPTKIIAVGKNYPEHIKEVSGEIPKEPILFMKPPTAALPTEGAIIFPEMSHRVDYEAELGVVMKAKAKGIPAQETENYILGYTCVNDVTARDLQKKDGQWTRAKSFDTFAPIGPWIVTGLDPFDLKIESALNGELKQTGRTSQMLFNIRELISFISQVMTLEPGDVVATGTPSGIGPMKRGDTIEVTIEGIGTLRNRVV, from the coding sequence ATGAAAATCGTTCGGTTTGAGTCCCAACAGAAAATCTACACAGGAGAATTGAAAGAGGGAAAAATTCATACCCTAACGGGAGAATGGTCTTCTTTGAAACCGGAGGGGAAAATTTTTGATCTTCAAAAGGTCCGTCTTCTCGTTCCGTGCCGGCCCACGAAAATCATTGCTGTAGGGAAAAACTACCCCGAGCATATCAAAGAAGTTTCTGGGGAAATTCCCAAAGAACCGATCCTGTTTATGAAACCTCCAACGGCGGCCCTTCCCACCGAAGGGGCAATTATTTTTCCTGAAATGTCCCACCGGGTGGACTATGAGGCGGAACTGGGGGTGGTGATGAAAGCTAAAGCAAAAGGAATCCCAGCCCAAGAAACAGAAAATTATATTTTAGGTTACACCTGTGTGAATGATGTCACCGCCCGAGACCTTCAGAAAAAAGATGGCCAATGGACCCGGGCCAAATCATTTGATACCTTTGCCCCCATTGGACCCTGGATCGTCACCGGTCTCGACCCTTTTGACCTTAAAATTGAATCAGCCCTTAACGGGGAACTGAAACAAACCGGCCGAACCTCCCAAATGCTTTTTAATATCCGGGAATTGATCAGTTTTATTTCCCAAGTTATGACACTTGAACCCGGAGACGTGGTGGCCACCGGAACCCCATCTGGCATCGGACCTATGAAGCGCGGGGATACCATTGAGGTCACCATTGAGGGAATCGGAACCCTTCGGAATCGAGTGGTATAA
- a CDS encoding LL-diaminopimelate aminotransferase: MAKRVKDLPPYLFAAIDQMKQEAIQRGVDIINLGVGDPDLPTPPEIVRSLQRAAENPQHHQYPSYDGMKSFRQAVASWYEKRFGVSLDPNREVLTLIGSKEGIGHLPLALINPGDVSLIPSPGYPVYQAGTLFAGGHTGIMPLLKENGFLPQLSTIPATIIKRSRLLFINYPNNPTAATADLSFFEEVVGFAKRNNIIVCHDAAYSEIFYDGVQPLSFLQARGAKDVGIEFHSLSKTYNMTGWRIGFAVGHPDVIAALGKIKSNIDSGVFQAIQEAGISALNMGNSPLETIRSTYQARRDAFIPPLREMGFNVEPPKAAFYVWAETPKGYTSTGLTKILLEKAGIITTPGVGFGEAGEGYIRMTLTVPKERLLEAAQRIKKIGL, translated from the coding sequence ATGGCAAAACGCGTAAAGGACCTTCCCCCATACCTTTTTGCCGCTATTGACCAAATGAAGCAGGAAGCCATACAACGGGGGGTGGATATCATCAATCTCGGCGTAGGGGATCCCGATCTTCCCACCCCACCTGAAATTGTCCGGAGTCTGCAAAGGGCTGCCGAAAATCCGCAACATCATCAATATCCTTCCTACGATGGCATGAAGAGTTTTCGGCAAGCAGTAGCCTCTTGGTATGAAAAAAGGTTTGGGGTTTCATTGGATCCAAACCGGGAGGTTTTAACCCTCATTGGTTCAAAAGAGGGAATCGGTCATCTCCCCCTGGCTCTCATCAACCCCGGGGATGTTTCTTTAATTCCCTCTCCGGGTTATCCGGTATATCAAGCGGGAACCCTTTTTGCGGGTGGACACACCGGGATCATGCCCCTTTTGAAAGAAAATGGTTTTTTACCCCAACTCTCCACCATTCCCGCAACCATCATTAAAAGGTCCAGGCTCTTGTTTATCAATTATCCCAATAACCCCACGGCTGCCACCGCAGACCTTTCTTTTTTTGAAGAAGTGGTGGGTTTTGCCAAGAGAAACAATATTATTGTTTGCCATGATGCGGCCTATTCGGAAATCTTCTACGATGGGGTTCAACCCCTCAGCTTTCTTCAAGCGCGGGGAGCAAAAGATGTGGGAATTGAATTTCATTCCCTATCCAAAACCTACAATATGACCGGATGGCGGATTGGGTTCGCAGTGGGCCACCCCGATGTGATTGCGGCCCTTGGAAAAATTAAAAGCAACATTGATTCAGGGGTTTTTCAAGCCATTCAGGAAGCAGGAATCAGCGCTTTGAATATGGGAAACAGCCCTTTGGAAACCATTCGATCAACCTACCAAGCCCGACGGGATGCTTTCATTCCTCCTCTCAGGGAGATGGGGTTTAATGTAGAACCTCCGAAAGCCGCATTCTATGTTTGGGCGGAAACCCCAAAAGGCTACACTTCAACCGGGTTAACAAAAATTCTTCTTGAAAAAGCGGGAATCATCACCACCCCAGGGGTTGGGTTTGGAGAAGCTGGAGAAGGGTACATCCGGATGACCTTGACGGTACCCAAAGAACGGCTTTTAGAAGCAGCCCAACGGATCAAAAAAATTGGGCTTTAG
- the folK gene encoding 2-amino-4-hydroxy-6-hydroxymethyldihydropteridine diphosphokinase produces MGEICYIGLGSNLGNRALFLKRAQDQLEALSKTALTRVSPVYETQPEGPVSQPWFLNEVVALRTLLEPEELLFHCLRIENQEGRVRHQTWGPRTLDLDILMFGNRIVEQERLQIPHPRLAERRFVLTPLAEIAPSTVHPILKKTIKTLLNDLKGTPQMLPYSVSPFCPSGVPGEIP; encoded by the coding sequence ATGGGAGAAATTTGCTATATCGGTTTAGGCTCCAATCTGGGGAACCGTGCCCTTTTTTTAAAAAGAGCCCAGGACCAATTGGAGGCTCTTTCCAAAACCGCGTTGACCCGGGTCTCTCCCGTCTATGAAACCCAGCCCGAAGGGCCTGTTTCCCAACCCTGGTTTCTCAATGAAGTGGTTGCCCTCCGGACCCTTTTGGAGCCCGAAGAACTTTTATTTCATTGTCTGCGGATTGAAAACCAGGAAGGAAGGGTTCGTCATCAAACCTGGGGTCCTCGAACACTGGATTTGGATATCCTAATGTTTGGAAACCGCATTGTTGAACAGGAACGCCTTCAAATTCCACATCCCCGGTTGGCAGAACGCCGTTTTGTCTTAACCCCATTGGCTGAAATTGCCCCTTCAACCGTTCATCCGATTTTAAAAAAAACCATTAAAACCCTTCTGAATGATCTAAAGGGTACACCCCAGATGCTGCCTTATTCGGTTTCTCCGTTCTGCCCCTCGGGTGTTCCAGGAGAGATACCATGA
- a CDS encoding deoxynucleoside kinase — translation MIDPSYLVIEGPIGVGKTSLVSLLSKEMNGREILEHVEDNPFLYSFYKDPERFAFQTQLFFLLSRYRQLEELKQPDLFHRVTVTDYFLPKDRLFASLNLTPSELGLYDQIYALLNLRLPKPDLVIYLQAQTEILMERILLRGKEYEKEISWDYIHSVNQAYNDFFFHYNETPLLVIQTTEMDFVHNRMDLEDLYKQIQNMGQGTQYYIPRKG, via the coding sequence ATGATAGACCCTTCTTACCTTGTCATCGAAGGGCCCATCGGGGTGGGGAAAACCAGTTTGGTTTCCCTCTTAAGCAAGGAGATGAACGGGCGGGAAATTCTAGAACATGTTGAGGATAATCCTTTTTTATATTCCTTCTATAAAGATCCTGAACGGTTTGCATTTCAAACACAACTTTTTTTTCTTCTTTCCCGCTATCGTCAATTAGAAGAGTTGAAACAACCCGACCTTTTTCACCGGGTCACGGTAACTGATTATTTTCTCCCGAAAGACCGGCTTTTTGCATCCCTCAACCTAACCCCAAGTGAGCTGGGGCTTTATGATCAAATTTACGCCCTCCTGAATCTGCGCCTTCCGAAACCGGATCTGGTGATTTATCTTCAAGCACAAACCGAAATACTGATGGAACGGATCCTGCTCCGGGGAAAAGAATATGAAAAAGAAATTTCTTGGGACTATATCCATTCCGTCAACCAGGCCTACAATGATTTTTTCTTTCACTACAACGAAACTCCGTTGCTTGTGATTCAAACCACTGAGATGGATTTTGTCCATAACCGAATGGATCTAGAAGACCTTTACAAACAAATTCAAAACATGGGACAGGGAACCCAATATTATATTCCCCGGAAAGGATGA
- a CDS encoding diguanylate cyclase, protein MNTPVEQSLEKIENREWQLLSLTLGLLLVFGAVTVFAFYFIQGQDQNSENFFGSMAHRALIGLFVLVCLFCVYVFHSRATFGKMRNLLEMQAMRDPLTGLFNRRYFEDRMKEQKARADRYRTVVALLLCDLDHFKDLNDNQGHQVGDDALREVALGLQDATRGSDLVFRWGGDEMLVVLSETTREGVCFAADRIREGVLRLSEKIQHPLDISIGVALYPEHGDSIDKLILLADRALYIAKKGGGKVHIGEDVYPVNEKSVDIIFQPVMDTRSDQILGYEALSRDPSGKLSILELFKRYQAVGQLNQLKCLCFHLQLERAKALGIQKVFINVDFNMLNQLESVQKPDGIDVILEISEGEALYEVERFLETARRWRALGFKFAIDDFGAGFISLPFVARLIPDYIKMDRSTIVQAASSEQFGNFLKDLVLALRNYSKEGIIAEGIENEKELKVAKRIGGFLVQGYLWGKEKNLS, encoded by the coding sequence ATGAATACCCCAGTTGAACAAAGTTTAGAAAAAATCGAAAACCGGGAGTGGCAACTCCTGAGCCTGACCCTCGGCCTCCTATTGGTGTTTGGAGCGGTAACGGTTTTTGCGTTTTATTTTATTCAAGGGCAGGATCAAAACTCAGAAAACTTTTTCGGATCTATGGCACACCGGGCTTTGATCGGGTTGTTTGTATTGGTTTGCCTCTTTTGTGTTTATGTTTTTCACTCCCGGGCGACTTTCGGAAAAATGAGAAATTTGCTTGAAATGCAAGCCATGCGGGATCCGCTTACCGGGTTGTTTAACCGGAGGTATTTTGAGGATCGGATGAAGGAGCAAAAGGCCCGTGCGGACCGGTATCGAACTGTGGTTGCCCTTCTTCTTTGTGATCTTGATCATTTTAAAGATTTAAACGACAACCAAGGTCACCAGGTCGGTGATGATGCCTTAAGGGAGGTGGCCCTCGGTCTTCAGGATGCCACCCGGGGATCGGATTTGGTTTTTCGGTGGGGCGGGGATGAAATGTTGGTTGTGCTCTCGGAAACCACACGGGAGGGGGTATGCTTTGCCGCGGATCGGATTCGGGAAGGCGTTCTTCGTTTGAGCGAAAAAATTCAACACCCTTTGGATATCAGCATCGGAGTGGCTCTTTATCCAGAGCATGGCGATAGTATTGATAAATTGATTTTATTAGCGGATCGGGCCTTATATATTGCGAAAAAGGGAGGGGGCAAGGTGCACATCGGCGAGGATGTTTATCCTGTAAATGAGAAAAGTGTTGATATTATTTTCCAACCGGTCATGGATACCCGCTCGGATCAAATTCTCGGATATGAGGCCCTCAGCCGGGATCCCAGCGGGAAGTTAAGTATTCTGGAATTATTTAAGCGGTATCAGGCGGTGGGACAACTCAATCAATTGAAATGCCTTTGTTTTCATTTGCAGCTGGAACGGGCGAAAGCCTTGGGGATACAGAAAGTGTTTATCAATGTAGATTTTAATATGCTCAACCAACTCGAATCGGTACAAAAACCCGATGGAATAGATGTCATCCTGGAAATCTCAGAAGGGGAAGCGCTGTATGAAGTGGAGCGTTTTTTAGAAACCGCCAGGCGGTGGCGCGCCTTGGGATTTAAGTTTGCAATTGATGATTTTGGTGCTGGTTTTATTTCATTGCCTTTTGTTGCCAGGCTCATTCCCGACTATATCAAAATGGATCGTTCTACCATTGTTCAAGCCGCTTCTTCAGAGCAGTTTGGTAATTTTTTAAAAGACCTGGTGCTCGCTTTACGCAACTATTCCAAAGAGGGAATCATTGCAGAGGGGATCGAAAATGAAAAAGAATTAAAGGTTGCCAAGCGTATCGGGGGATTTTTGGTTCAAGGCTATTTATGGGGAAAAGAAAAAAATTTGAGTTAA
- a CDS encoding ABC transporter substrate-binding protein: MRIASLIASATEIVCALGLREQLVGVSHECDFPPGVENLPILTKPQIDTKAKSEVIDQSVRKILQNGMSVYTIRTSILEKIKPDLVITQDQCEICAVSLKEVETALCSLTLPTTRLCTLQPNFFHDILNDIKRVAEMAGVHDRGENLVSQIQNRVDFISHRLRPVGSRPTVACVEWLDPLMIAGGWMPELVRWGGGEPVLIQSNELFSKPTWEDVRKADPDIIVILPCGYDLSRTQQELSQSTLSDRLGEFRATREGRCFLVDGNAYFNRPGPRIAESAEILAHILHPSFLDSPEVPDPFYHIWKS, translated from the coding sequence ATGCGAATCGCTTCTTTGATTGCCAGTGCCACAGAAATCGTCTGCGCCTTGGGCCTTCGGGAACAGTTGGTGGGGGTTTCCCATGAATGTGATTTTCCCCCTGGTGTAGAAAACCTTCCTATTTTAACCAAACCCCAAATTGACACCAAAGCGAAAAGCGAGGTCATTGACCAATCGGTTCGGAAAATTCTTCAAAATGGAATGAGCGTTTATACTATTCGGACGTCTATTCTTGAAAAAATTAAACCGGATTTGGTAATCACCCAGGATCAGTGTGAAATATGTGCGGTTTCCCTAAAAGAGGTTGAAACCGCTCTTTGTTCTTTGACTCTTCCGACCACCCGCCTTTGCACGTTGCAGCCCAATTTTTTCCATGACATTCTGAATGATATAAAACGGGTGGCTGAAATGGCAGGTGTACATGATAGAGGGGAAAACCTGGTCAGCCAGATTCAAAACCGGGTGGACTTCATTTCTCATCGCCTAAGGCCCGTTGGGAGTCGGCCGACGGTGGCTTGCGTAGAATGGTTGGACCCCTTGATGATTGCGGGAGGTTGGATGCCGGAATTGGTAAGATGGGGAGGGGGAGAACCTGTTTTGATTCAATCCAACGAGCTTTTTTCAAAACCGACTTGGGAGGATGTGCGGAAAGCGGATCCTGATATCATTGTGATTCTCCCCTGTGGGTATGATCTTTCCCGAACCCAACAAGAGCTCAGCCAAAGCACTTTATCAGATCGGTTGGGGGAATTCCGGGCTACTCGAGAAGGGCGGTGTTTTTTAGTCGACGGAAATGCTTATTTTAACCGGCCCGGACCACGAATTGCCGAAAGTGCCGAAATCTTGGCCCATATTTTACATCCTTCCTTTTTGGATTCCCCTGAGGTTCCTGACCCTTTCTACCACATCTGGAAATCCTAA
- a CDS encoding FIST N-terminal domain-containing protein has product MMKWATSIAEGLSPDLALKHCISEIQEVLGPDPVDLVFVFLSPHYQKTYEEIPAQVMKGLQCGTLIGCSAAGIIGGGREIEQKAALSLTAARLPNVSLKPFYAGMGQLPTLDASPQTWRDWVGIPSGQIPHFVILADPFSFNPEGLLLGLDFAFPQSSKVGGLASGAVRPGVNALFLNEAIYRNGLVGLSLVGNIMVDTVVAQGCRPIGYPMHITQCDQNLLLGLDREKPINILKELLDSLDDQDRELAQHSLFLGIVMDPLKEDLKQGDFLIRNIRFEPLNGVLAVGADLHEGQTVQFHLRDSKTSSEDLDLMLTRHLMEHNPRVSQGALLFSCLGRGQHLYGYPNHDSDLFRQKMGSIPLGGFFCNGEIGAVGPSTYLHGYTSCFGIFRPIQDIH; this is encoded by the coding sequence ATGATGAAATGGGCCACAAGCATTGCCGAAGGGTTATCTCCTGACCTTGCCCTTAAGCACTGCATTTCTGAAATTCAAGAAGTGTTGGGTCCGGATCCGGTTGACCTTGTTTTTGTTTTTCTATCGCCACACTACCAAAAAACTTATGAAGAGATTCCAGCCCAGGTGATGAAAGGGCTTCAATGCGGGACCCTAATCGGGTGTTCTGCCGCAGGAATAATCGGAGGAGGGAGAGAGATTGAACAAAAAGCGGCCCTCAGCCTGACGGCGGCTCGCTTACCCAATGTTTCCTTAAAACCCTTTTATGCGGGAATGGGTCAACTCCCCACATTAGATGCTAGTCCTCAGACGTGGAGGGATTGGGTTGGAATTCCTTCGGGTCAAATTCCCCATTTTGTCATACTTGCAGATCCGTTTTCATTTAATCCCGAGGGTCTTCTTTTGGGTCTGGATTTTGCTTTTCCACAATCCTCAAAAGTGGGTGGTTTGGCCAGCGGTGCGGTCCGTCCGGGTGTAAATGCTCTTTTCTTAAATGAGGCCATTTATCGAAACGGTTTGGTGGGCCTATCTTTGGTGGGAAATATAATGGTGGATACCGTTGTGGCCCAGGGTTGCCGCCCTATTGGGTATCCCATGCATATTACCCAGTGTGACCAAAACCTGCTTTTAGGCCTGGATCGGGAAAAACCCATCAACATTCTGAAGGAATTGTTAGACTCTCTCGATGACCAAGATCGGGAATTGGCCCAACATTCCCTTTTTCTGGGGATTGTTATGGACCCTCTCAAAGAAGATCTGAAACAAGGGGATTTTTTAATTCGGAATATTCGGTTCGAACCTCTGAATGGGGTTTTGGCTGTTGGGGCGGATTTACATGAAGGGCAGACCGTGCAATTTCATTTGCGTGATTCCAAAACCTCTTCCGAAGATTTGGATTTAATGTTAACCCGCCATTTAATGGAGCATAACCCTAGGGTTTCCCAAGGGGCGTTGCTTTTTTCTTGCTTAGGACGGGGCCAACATCTTTACGGATATCCCAACCATGATAGTGACCTTTTCAGGCAGAAAATGGGATCGATCCCATTGGGGGGGTTCTTTTGCAATGGTGAAATCGGGGCTGTGGGTCCATCCACCTACCTACATGGGTATACCAGCTGCTTTGGTATTTTTAGGCCGATTCAGGATATCCATTAA